The Tursiops truncatus isolate mTurTru1 chromosome 6, mTurTru1.mat.Y, whole genome shotgun sequence genome includes a window with the following:
- the PABIR1 gene encoding PPP2R1A-PPP2R2A-interacting phosphatase regulator 1, which yields MAQEKMELDLELPPGTVGSPAEGGGSGSGGGGGGLRRSNSAPLIHGLSDTSPVFQAEAPSARRNSTTFPNRHGLLLPASPVRMHSSRLHQIKQEEGMDLINRETVHEREVQNAMQISHSWEESFSLSDNDVEKSASPKRIDFIPVSPAPSPTRGIGKQCFSPSLQSFVSSNGLPPSPIPSPTTRFTTRRSQSPINCIRPSVLGPLKRKCEMETEYQPKRFFQGITNMLSSDVAQLSDPGVCVSSDTLDGNSSSAGSSCNSPAKVSTTTDSPVSPAQAASPFIPVDELSSK from the coding sequence ATGGCTCAGGAGAAGATGGAGCTGGACCTGGAGCTGCCTCCAGGCACGGTTGGGAGCCCGGCGGagggcggcggcagcggcagcggcggtggcggcgggggCCTCAGGAGGTCTAACAGCGCCCCCCTGATCCACGGCCTCAGTGACACTTCGCCGGTGTTCCAGGCCGAGGCGCCGAGCGCCAGGCGAAACAGCACAACGTTCCCGAACCGCCACGGCCTGCTACTACCGGCCTCCCCCGTCCGCATGCACAGCAGCCGCTTGCACCAGATCAAACAGGAGGAGGGCATGGACTTGATCAATCGAGAGACCGTCCACGAGCGCGAGGTGCAGAACGCAATGCAGATAAGCCACTCCTGGGAGGAAAGTTTCAGCCTGAGTGACAACGACGTGGAGAAATCCGCCTCCCCGAAACGCATCGATTTCATTCCGGTGTCGCCAGCACCGTCACCCACCCGGGGAATTGGGAAGCAGTGTTTTTCACCATCCTTGCAAAGTTTTGTGAGTAGCAATGGATTGCCTCCAAGCCCTATTCCCAGCCCAACGACCCGATTTACTACTCGGAGAAGCCAGAGTCCAATTAATTGCATTAGACCAAGTGTTCTTGGAccattgaaaagaaaatgtgaaatggaaACTGAATACCAGCCAAAGAGATTTTTCCAGGGCATCACCAACATGCTTTCTTCTGACGTTGCACAGCTGTCAGATCctggtgtgtgtgtatcttccGATACCCTTGATGGAAACAGCAGCAGTGCCGGATCTTCTTGTAATTCACCAGCGAAAGTCAGCACTACCACCGACTCTCCTGTGTCACCTGCCCAAGCGGCCTCTCCATTTATTCCAGTAGATGAACTTTCATCTAAGTGA